One Cucumis melo cultivar AY chromosome 8, USDA_Cmelo_AY_1.0, whole genome shotgun sequence genomic window, ATTGAAATGCTTTTTTGTAACAGGTGCAAGACTCAAAGAGATTCACTTTCTCTGCCCCTCAGTGCCATCTAAGAACAATTAGACTTGGGATGGTTTTTGTTCCTATGCTGCAAGTTCCTTTCGACCAATTTTTCGGATCTCATAATCAACTCTTCTAGTCTCCAAGGTATATTGATTGATTGTCAGTTTTCCATTACTTAGGGAAGGAGGTTTTGCTGTGAATGTCATTACTATTTTTGTTGAACAGTTGAGAATTTTAGTGTTGAatcatttttatataattataataagatatatatatattccgtTTTGCATATCAAATTCATCACCTTCTTGTCTCCGACGGTTGGAGTAATAGGGATTAAGTGCAAAAATAAGGCTCCAAACATGAAAACGAGCTGCAATGTGTAATACCAAGcttggatttttcaaaattacTAAGTTTGATCTTTTTTTCACGAAAACAATCTCTCTATGTATTTTTTTCCTTGGATTCCGAAATAAATTCTTGAGTTTTGAGTTTGATCTCAATTTAATATGGTTACAGGATGTTGCAATATTacccttcaaatttgaattttgtttcaatttgggCTTTTAAGTTTTGGagttaaaaatataaatcttGAAATTTAACCATTcaattgaaacaaaattcaaatctaAAAGGTCTTAAAAGCTAAATGTATAATTCAGAGCCTAAATTCATAATATTTAGAATGTTAGGATCAAATGGCTACAAAATCTAGTGGTTATCAGGGTATTTTACCCCTTGTTTCTAATCCTTAGAACTTTGATTTTGGCATTCATGTCTCTTAAACATAAAGAAAATATAAGATAATTAGTTGGAATCAGTGAAGGGTGAAGTTAAAGATATTTCACAATGCGTTCCCACTAATAGATAACTCACAATGTCTTCCACAAAGTATCCGGTTTTTTTAATATCAATTTGCATCCAATGATCAAACCCAATTCATAACCACCAAATTCTCCACAAACACTTGTCAGTTAAGAAATCTCCAGTACAAGAATTTACAACGATACAACAATACTTGAACAGCCGCAATAGATGATGTATGAAAAAGGATTAAAGATCGAAACTAAAGAAAGGTGGTTCCGACGATCATGAGCCCTTGAATACAGAAGTCGGAGATAATGGCGGAGTATCCAACTGATAAAGATTTAGCGAAGGCCCGACGAAACGAAACACAATCCAACCACCAATCATAATAAAAATGGAAGCATAAGCAAATTTATTTAGCCAAAACAACAAACCCTTCTCTCCCATATACAACTCCATCGCCTTCTCCACCACGCTCATCTCCTCCCATTTCTTCGCCTTACCGGAACTAACCTCCACCGCCGCCTTCCTTGGCCGCCCATTCCCCATCGCCGCTCCATCCTCCCTCTCCCGTTTGGATCTTCTTCTCGACCGCTTACGAAACCGCACCTCAACCGTCTCCGGAGGCGTTATTTCCAGTGGAACCTGCGGTGGTGCGGTGTCGCCGTCGGTGTCGGTGGCGTTGATCGGTTTGATCCTGAGAGGGCGTTGTTGGCGTAGAGATGGAAAAAAGATCTGAGTTTGAGAAGTTCGGGAGAATTTTTGAGGGTTGATGGTTGAGAGCGGTGGTTTGGAAGCGAGAATTTGGTGGAGACTGATCGACTCCATTGTTTCTGACTCCCC contains:
- the LOC103485119 gene encoding uncharacterized protein LOC103485119, coding for MESISLHQILASKPPLSTINPQKFSRTSQTQIFFPSLRQQRPLRIKPINATDTDGDTAPPQVPLEITPPETVEVRFRKRSRRRSKREREDGAAMGNGRPRKAAVEVSSGKAKKWEEMSVVEKAMELYMGEKGLLFWLNKFAYASIFIMIGGWIVFRFVGPSLNLYQLDTPPLSPTSVFKGS